In Leptospira perdikensis, a single genomic region encodes these proteins:
- the atpG gene encoding ATP synthase F1 subunit gamma, whose protein sequence is MATPREIKKRINSVKNTRKITRTMEMVSTAKAKKATNKVNAAKPYADLTRELVSSLSSLAGIIHSPYLRKPDKIRKVAILAIAANRGLCGGFNSNLLRMVKNRIEELKSKGVEVEVHAAGKKAIAFFKFAKIELVTSQTNIDDKAGSKEANDLASYFMERFANESVDSVEIISTHYYSAANQKPEITTVLPLKMEETGSKGSSGPEVLYEPDPKTILENLLPMVIKTTFVKIILESVASEHIARRVAMKAATDAAGEMIKLLTRGYNRVRQAKITQEISEIVGGAEAIS, encoded by the coding sequence TTGGCGACACCGCGTGAGATAAAAAAGAGGATTAACTCGGTTAAAAACACGAGAAAAATCACTCGAACCATGGAGATGGTCTCCACGGCGAAGGCAAAAAAAGCGACTAACAAGGTAAATGCAGCGAAACCATACGCTGACTTAACTCGCGAGTTAGTTTCTTCTTTGTCCAGCCTTGCAGGGATCATCCACAGCCCTTACTTAAGGAAGCCGGATAAAATCCGAAAAGTTGCTATCCTTGCGATCGCCGCAAACCGTGGGTTATGCGGTGGTTTTAACTCCAACCTCCTTCGTATGGTGAAAAACCGTATCGAAGAGTTGAAGTCAAAAGGTGTGGAAGTAGAAGTCCATGCAGCAGGGAAAAAAGCAATTGCCTTCTTTAAATTTGCGAAAATTGAATTGGTAACATCACAAACCAATATTGATGATAAAGCGGGAAGTAAGGAAGCGAATGATCTTGCTTCCTATTTTATGGAACGTTTCGCAAATGAATCGGTGGATTCTGTTGAAATTATTTCCACTCATTACTATTCGGCAGCCAATCAGAAACCTGAGATCACAACGGTTCTTCCTTTGAAAATGGAGGAGACTGGATCAAAAGGTTCTTCAGGTCCAGAAGTATTGTATGAGCCAGATCCAAAAACAATTTTGGAAAACCTACTTCCTATGGTGATCAAAACAACTTTTGTTAAGATCATTTTGGAGTCGGTAGCTTCCGAACACATTGCACGAAGAGTGGCTATGAAAGCGGCAACAGACGCTGCAGGTGAGATGATTAAACTTCTTACTCGCGGTTATAACCGAGTTCGCCAGGCAAAAATTACGCAGGAAATTTCAGAAATCGTAGGGGGAGCGGAAGCCATCTCCTAA
- the atpD gene encoding F0F1 ATP synthase subunit beta — protein sequence MNKGKIKQIIGSVMDISFDSGNMPEIYNAVEIRSKVNGKDVTITAEVQQHIGDNTVRAISLQSTDGLKRGLEVVDTGIPISVPVGTKTLGRIFNVLGEAIDELGDLPKDVKKMPIHRSAPSYEEIKPKTEIFETGIKVIDLLAPYIKGGKTGLFGGAGVGKTVLIQELINNIAKQHGGYSVFAGVGERTREGNDLWNEMKESGVIDKTVLCFGQMNEPPGARLRIALSALTMAENFRDESGSDILLFVDNIFRFSQAGSEVSALLGRMPSAVGYQPTLSTEMGGLQERITSTVRGSITSVQAIYVPADDLTDPAPATAFAHLDATTTLSRAISEKGIYPAVDPLDSTSRIMNPQIVGEEHYNTAREVQRILQRYKDLQDIIAILGMDELSEDDKILVSRARRLEKFLSQPFHVAEQFTGRPGKYVKLEDTIRSFKGIIEGKYDNLPEQAFYMVGSIDEAIEAAKQLKG from the coding sequence ATGAATAAAGGTAAAATTAAACAAATCATCGGTTCGGTAATGGACATCAGTTTTGATTCCGGGAATATGCCTGAGATCTACAATGCCGTAGAGATTCGATCTAAAGTAAACGGCAAAGACGTAACTATCACTGCAGAAGTGCAACAGCACATTGGAGACAACACAGTTCGTGCGATCTCCCTTCAATCCACAGACGGATTAAAAAGAGGATTAGAAGTTGTCGATACTGGTATCCCAATTTCTGTTCCAGTCGGAACAAAAACTCTTGGTCGTATCTTTAACGTACTTGGTGAGGCAATCGACGAACTCGGCGATCTTCCAAAAGACGTAAAAAAGATGCCAATCCATAGAAGTGCTCCAAGTTACGAAGAAATTAAACCTAAAACTGAAATCTTTGAAACAGGCATCAAGGTTATCGACCTTCTTGCTCCTTATATCAAAGGGGGAAAAACAGGACTATTCGGTGGTGCTGGGGTAGGTAAAACCGTTTTAATTCAAGAGCTTATCAACAACATCGCTAAACAACATGGTGGTTACTCTGTGTTCGCTGGTGTGGGTGAAAGAACTCGTGAAGGAAACGACCTTTGGAATGAGATGAAAGAATCTGGAGTTATCGACAAAACAGTTCTTTGTTTTGGTCAGATGAACGAACCACCAGGTGCTCGTCTTCGTATTGCACTTTCTGCTTTGACTATGGCGGAAAACTTCCGTGATGAATCTGGATCTGACATCCTTCTCTTCGTAGACAATATCTTCCGTTTCTCTCAAGCAGGTTCTGAAGTATCGGCTCTTCTTGGTCGTATGCCATCTGCGGTAGGATACCAACCAACTCTTTCCACAGAAATGGGTGGATTACAAGAACGAATCACATCAACAGTTCGTGGATCCATCACTTCGGTGCAAGCGATCTACGTTCCTGCCGACGACTTAACGGACCCGGCTCCTGCAACTGCGTTTGCTCACTTAGATGCAACAACAACTTTATCTCGTGCGATTTCTGAAAAAGGGATTTATCCTGCTGTGGATCCACTCGATTCCACATCAAGAATCATGAACCCACAAATCGTGGGGGAAGAACACTACAACACAGCCCGTGAAGTACAAAGAATTCTTCAAAGATACAAAGACCTTCAAGATATCATCGCGATTCTTGGTATGGACGAACTTTCTGAGGATGATAAAATTCTTGTTTCTCGTGCTCGTCGTTTGGAGAAATTCCTCTCACAACCGTTCCACGTAGCGGAACAGTTTACTGGTCGACCTGGAAAGTATGTAAAATTGGAAGATACCATCCGTTCCTTCAAAGGAATCATTGAAGGTAAGTATGACAATCTTCCGGAACAAGCGTTCTACATGGTCGGATCGATTGACGAAGCGATCGAAGCGGCGAAACAACTCAAAGGTTAA
- the atpC gene encoding ATP synthase F1 subunit epsilon, which produces MSKELTLTVISPDKILYQGKAESVILPGSVGYFGILPGHATLVSQLDFGLIKLHTAGKEFRIAIDGGFCEVRNDQIRVLTEGGDSEDDLSHDHAVELLDEAEALPSSKDKEILLKKAKVRILLHER; this is translated from the coding sequence ATGAGTAAAGAACTGACTTTAACAGTCATCTCTCCCGACAAAATCCTTTACCAGGGCAAGGCAGAATCAGTGATTCTGCCAGGTTCTGTAGGTTATTTTGGAATTTTACCAGGTCACGCGACCCTTGTGTCTCAGTTGGACTTTGGACTCATCAAATTGCATACGGCCGGCAAAGAGTTCCGGATTGCCATTGATGGGGGATTCTGCGAAGTGAGAAATGACCAAATCCGAGTCCTTACCGAAGGTGGGGATTCAGAGGATGATTTGTCTCATGACCACGCTGTGGAACTTCTAGATGAGGCGGAAGCCCTTCCATCCTCCAAAGACAAAGAAATTCTTCTAAAGAAAGCAAAAGTTCGCATTTTACTGCACGAACGTTAA
- a CDS encoding SLBB domain-containing protein — MRKRIYSEEPIRVKIEGPVLNPGFYSLDAGSNGKDLIEMAGGYMPGAQIKTEDSILEQPLEDGQILNLGKR; from the coding sequence TTGCGAAAAAGAATCTATTCTGAAGAACCGATCCGTGTTAAAATTGAAGGGCCCGTATTGAATCCCGGGTTTTATTCGTTGGATGCGGGTTCGAACGGAAAGGATTTGATTGAAATGGCTGGTGGATATATGCCCGGAGCGCAAATCAAAACGGAGGACAGTATCTTGGAACAACCGTTAGAGGATGGCCAGATACTAAATTTGGGAAAACGGTAA
- a CDS encoding GAF domain-containing protein has translation MGLLDRAEEIKKTSGSSTSKSSSGSQGKPSLLKKAESFREEKNLPKNESIPVADTDSEWLDDSFPDTLVTEIGELPSPDGEEEFDLSDIPELTDADFGDLNEEPWNEDPLPHLENDLDDITSDYEPVSTEDSEPDALAEPDLDFDLPSFDEEPSSDLIGEDTKPPEPSPEPVVESNLPQTNEPDFGDDLIDRDFHDDTDVPDAPLPEVNVFDEWENDAKREAAKQPLRPIKDDPAPIGEDVLFDDESDFGTAPMSYHLASKKRIENYQAIFEITKEIAASKEFSDYFDNLVYSLIGQVGCNSVVVLTSTNPKNPKWEAVAAQGIQSKDSWYLSPGDEIYSRISDSETVIYAGEFKSSRLPDREFRLLNEMGSEILVPIRHGEKCFGVLSLGKLINGEEYITDDLEFAKIVGDIAGSVFERVSEFELMNDDLVQAKEVIEINESVLRFARDFARIRKMDEAYDLLIDNIKNKLGVKQFSFLVLDSETRSDYIVFGSNFILPERAKDFRLSKDSDIVGMVSNVAGVYRLENFREDAELKSIFTNDELGIMSEFTILPIINLNWLVGMVIVHSTGSTWTDTARDVAVTLLETSAPVFANLLILQEKEALFRNPFNPLESRILTEIEKASQMNTDFTVSLFKIQNVSRMVHLVGAGTFARYADALRKTMMDHIGELDFFTRVGQGKFAMVLHGKDKEETDVVIKKIKSSFAKKEDAIIGSFRATYRVLNLSYPHDTKDKNQFLEMVEEA, from the coding sequence GTGGGACTTCTCGATAGAGCCGAAGAAATTAAAAAAACTTCGGGTTCCTCGACTTCAAAATCTTCCTCCGGTTCTCAAGGAAAACCTTCTTTATTAAAAAAAGCAGAGTCTTTCCGTGAAGAAAAGAACTTACCAAAAAATGAATCGATTCCTGTAGCAGACACCGACTCTGAATGGTTAGATGATAGTTTCCCTGATACATTGGTAACTGAAATTGGTGAACTTCCGAGCCCTGATGGGGAAGAGGAATTTGATCTAAGTGATATTCCCGAGCTGACAGATGCAGACTTTGGTGATCTTAATGAAGAACCATGGAATGAAGATCCTCTTCCACATTTAGAAAATGATTTGGATGATATAACTTCAGATTACGAACCTGTCTCTACAGAAGATTCAGAACCAGACGCTCTTGCGGAACCTGATTTAGATTTTGATTTACCTTCTTTTGATGAAGAACCTTCTTCCGATTTAATTGGAGAAGATACGAAACCACCAGAACCAAGTCCAGAACCGGTTGTAGAGTCTAACCTCCCTCAAACAAACGAACCAGACTTTGGTGATGATTTAATTGATCGCGATTTTCATGATGATACAGATGTACCTGATGCACCTCTTCCTGAGGTTAATGTATTTGATGAATGGGAAAACGACGCCAAAAGGGAAGCCGCAAAACAACCATTAAGGCCAATTAAAGATGACCCTGCTCCTATAGGAGAAGATGTACTCTTCGATGATGAATCTGATTTTGGTACGGCACCGATGTCTTACCATTTGGCTTCTAAAAAACGAATTGAAAACTACCAAGCCATTTTTGAAATCACAAAAGAGATTGCCGCTTCCAAGGAATTTTCCGATTATTTTGACAACTTAGTTTATAGTTTAATTGGACAGGTTGGATGTAATTCTGTTGTGGTTCTTACTTCTACCAATCCGAAAAATCCAAAATGGGAAGCTGTTGCGGCCCAAGGAATTCAATCGAAGGATTCCTGGTATCTTTCTCCTGGTGATGAAATTTATTCCCGCATTTCCGATTCGGAAACAGTCATCTATGCGGGTGAGTTCAAATCGTCACGATTACCTGACAGAGAATTCAGATTACTAAATGAAATGGGTTCTGAAATTCTTGTACCCATTCGACACGGTGAAAAGTGTTTTGGTGTGTTGTCTCTTGGAAAATTAATCAATGGTGAAGAATACATCACTGATGATTTGGAGTTTGCAAAAATTGTAGGAGATATCGCCGGTTCTGTTTTTGAAAGGGTATCAGAGTTTGAATTGATGAATGACGATTTAGTGCAAGCAAAAGAAGTCATTGAAATCAATGAGTCTGTTTTGCGATTTGCTCGCGATTTTGCACGTATTCGTAAGATGGATGAGGCTTATGACCTTCTCATTGACAATATCAAAAACAAATTAGGTGTAAAACAGTTTTCCTTTTTAGTTTTAGATTCTGAAACTCGCTCCGACTATATTGTGTTTGGTTCTAATTTTATATTACCAGAAAGAGCAAAAGATTTTAGGTTAAGTAAAGACTCTGATATTGTAGGTATGGTCTCTAACGTTGCAGGTGTGTATCGTCTAGAAAATTTCAGAGAAGATGCAGAACTAAAATCCATTTTTACAAATGATGAATTGGGGATTATGAGTGAATTCACAATTCTACCAATCATCAATTTAAATTGGCTTGTGGGTATGGTCATTGTTCATTCCACCGGATCAACTTGGACTGATACGGCAAGAGATGTTGCGGTTACACTGCTTGAAACATCGGCACCTGTATTTGCAAATCTTCTTATCTTACAAGAAAAAGAAGCATTGTTTAGAAACCCATTCAATCCATTGGAATCCAGAATTTTAACAGAAATCGAAAAAGCATCTCAAATGAATACGGATTTTACTGTGTCCTTATTTAAGATTCAAAATGTTTCGAGGATGGTGCACTTAGTGGGAGCGGGAACATTTGCCCGTTATGCGGATGCACTCAGAAAAACCATGATGGATCATATTGGAGAATTAGATTTTTTTACACGAGTTGGGCAAGGTAAGTTTGCTATGGTTCTTCATGGGAAGGATAAAGAAGAAACCGATGTTGTGATTAAAAAAATCAAATCTTCGTTTGCTAAAAAAGAAGATGCAATCATTGGCTCTTTCCGAGCTACGTATCGAGTTTTGAACTTATCTTATCCACATGACACCAAGGACAAAAATCAATTTTTGGAAATGGTTGAAGAAGCCTAA
- a CDS encoding MBOAT family O-acyltransferase, which translates to MLFNSISFLSHFIVFYLIYYFSSNRIRKYLLLVFGVYFYSQWNLNASFLLFISIIFNYSLANYLSDLSGKKRRTFFILGITANLIYLGVFKYFLFVWELFSDLKIGFGFPGLEWKPEILLPVGISFYTFHNISYLIEVYDKRILPCKNFFTFVIYDLFFPLLLLGPIERPGNLIPQIESEQKITKENIWNGISLFVWGVFIKSTIADPFSRYVEIQAQGFESLEPGILWIVAPVIAFQVYADFFGYSLCAMGLAEMMGFRLMNNFKRPFFSSNPSEFWAKWHISLSTWLRDYVYIKLGGNRHGFFRENANLMVVWFLAGIWHGAGHGFVIWGLYLGLCLVLYRSLKHYGFVKSGNLFQSVLGVVFTFYTFSLGLLLFRIHSPSETILILKNLSHLPKLSSIPLMILVTTIPLVAFDLWQEWKDTDRPQFFISTKPFSFLIMFFFFFLWFSLFSPFGKQDFFYFQF; encoded by the coding sequence GTGTTATTTAATTCTATTTCGTTCCTTTCGCATTTCATAGTTTTTTATTTAATTTATTACTTTTCTTCGAATCGGATTCGAAAGTATCTACTTTTGGTATTTGGTGTTTATTTTTATTCCCAATGGAATCTGAATGCCAGTTTTCTTTTATTCATTTCGATAATATTTAATTATAGTTTAGCAAACTATCTATCTGATTTATCCGGGAAAAAAAGAAGAACCTTTTTTATTTTGGGGATCACCGCTAATTTAATTTACCTTGGTGTTTTTAAATATTTTCTCTTTGTATGGGAGTTGTTTTCTGATTTAAAAATTGGATTTGGGTTCCCAGGTCTGGAATGGAAACCAGAGATTCTTTTACCCGTTGGTATTTCTTTTTACACGTTCCATAACATTAGTTATTTGATAGAAGTCTACGACAAACGTATCCTTCCTTGTAAAAACTTTTTCACATTTGTCATTTATGATTTATTTTTCCCTTTATTGTTGCTTGGTCCAATCGAAAGGCCTGGTAATCTCATCCCACAAATTGAATCAGAACAAAAAATCACAAAGGAAAATATTTGGAATGGGATTTCTCTTTTTGTTTGGGGTGTGTTTATAAAATCTACGATAGCTGATCCCTTTTCTCGGTATGTGGAAATCCAAGCCCAAGGATTTGAATCTTTAGAACCCGGAATTTTATGGATAGTTGCCCCGGTCATAGCCTTTCAAGTGTATGCCGATTTTTTTGGTTATTCACTTTGTGCTATGGGTCTTGCCGAAATGATGGGTTTCCGTTTAATGAATAATTTCAAAAGACCATTTTTCTCCTCCAATCCGTCAGAGTTTTGGGCTAAATGGCATATTTCTCTTTCCACTTGGTTACGAGATTATGTTTATATTAAGTTAGGTGGGAATCGACATGGTTTTTTTCGAGAGAACGCAAACTTAATGGTAGTTTGGTTCCTTGCTGGGATTTGGCATGGAGCTGGGCATGGGTTTGTGATTTGGGGTCTGTATTTAGGTCTTTGTTTGGTATTGTATCGCAGCCTAAAACATTATGGTTTTGTGAAATCTGGAAATCTTTTCCAATCTGTCCTTGGAGTAGTTTTTACTTTCTATACTTTTTCACTCGGGCTTCTTTTGTTTCGTATCCATTCTCCCTCGGAAACAATACTTATATTAAAAAACTTATCCCATCTTCCAAAACTTTCCTCTATTCCTCTAATGATTCTTGTGACAACCATTCCTTTGGTGGCATTTGATCTTTGGCAAGAGTGGAAAGATACAGATCGTCCTCAATTTTTTATATCTACAAAACCATTTTCGTTTCTAATTATGTTTTTCTTTTTTTTCCTTTGGTTTTCGTTATTTTCTCCTTTTGGGAAACAGGATTTTTTCTATTTCCAGTTTTAA
- a CDS encoding DUF5808 domain-containing protein: protein MSYNEDKNFWGIPYGTEITAEAFVKDIWDPSTEEILTPKQFFGLGWGINLHALGRRVGVIK, encoded by the coding sequence ATGTCATATAATGAAGATAAAAATTTCTGGGGAATTCCTTACGGAACCGAAATCACTGCTGAAGCATTTGTAAAAGATATTTGGGATCCTAGCACTGAGGAAATCCTAACACCAAAACAATTTTTTGGTCTTGGTTGGGGAATCAACTTACATGCCCTCGGACGACGAGTGGGTGTAATCAAATAG
- the carA gene encoding glutamine-hydrolyzing carbamoyl-phosphate synthase small subunit, with the protein MQAFLVLANGTVMKGRSFGANKNSIGEVVFNTSMAGYQEIITDPSYKGQLVTLTYPMIGNYGINPDDMESDRIQASGLIVKEYVKRPSNFQSKETLSEFLIRFGVPAIEGIDTRKLTRIIRDSGAMSCGIFISETYEDSFLEAVKNAPSMEGQDLAQVVTCEKPYLFGAHSPSKFKLAVYDFGIKRNILKLLDSAGFNVHVFPAKTKAEDLLKDGFDAYFLSNGPGDPAPLDYAIASAKAIMDAKKPLFGICLGHQIIGLALGKKTAKLKFGHRGGNHPVRNEETGKIEITSQNHGFHVLGESSGEMPITRINLFDHTVAGLKTTGLPVMAVQYHPEASPGPHDSAYHFQEFYTMVESSKS; encoded by the coding sequence ATGCAGGCTTTTTTGGTTTTAGCAAACGGAACGGTCATGAAGGGCCGATCCTTCGGTGCAAATAAGAATTCGATTGGTGAGGTGGTCTTTAACACCTCTATGGCAGGTTATCAGGAAATCATTACTGATCCTTCCTACAAAGGCCAACTCGTGACACTCACTTACCCAATGATTGGGAATTATGGAATCAATCCAGACGATATGGAATCCGACAGGATCCAGGCTTCAGGTTTGATCGTAAAAGAATACGTCAAACGACCATCCAACTTCCAATCCAAAGAAACACTGAGCGAGTTTTTAATTCGGTTTGGAGTGCCTGCGATTGAAGGGATTGATACGCGAAAACTAACGCGTATTATTCGAGACTCAGGAGCAATGTCCTGCGGAATCTTTATTAGCGAAACTTACGAAGACTCTTTTTTAGAAGCAGTGAAAAACGCCCCTTCTATGGAAGGCCAAGACCTTGCTCAAGTGGTTACTTGCGAAAAACCATATTTATTTGGTGCTCACTCTCCTAGTAAGTTTAAACTTGCAGTTTACGATTTCGGAATCAAACGTAATATTCTCAAACTTCTCGACTCCGCTGGATTCAACGTCCATGTTTTTCCAGCAAAAACGAAAGCGGAAGATTTACTGAAAGATGGTTTTGATGCCTACTTTCTCTCCAATGGTCCTGGGGATCCAGCCCCACTCGATTATGCCATCGCTTCTGCAAAAGCCATTATGGATGCAAAGAAACCACTCTTTGGAATTTGTTTAGGCCATCAAATTATAGGCCTTGCACTTGGGAAAAAGACAGCCAAACTTAAGTTTGGTCATCGTGGAGGAAACCATCCGGTTCGAAACGAGGAGACTGGCAAAATTGAAATCACATCTCAAAACCATGGTTTCCATGTGTTAGGTGAATCTTCAGGTGAAATGCCAATCACAAGAATCAATCTTTTTGATCATACGGTTGCAGGGCTTAAAACTACGGGCCTACCGGTCATGGCAGTCCAGTACCATCCGGAAGCAAGTCCTGGTCCTCACGATTCAGCCTATCATTTTCAAGAATTTTATACTATGGTAGAATCCTCCAAATCCTAA
- a CDS encoding porin OmpL1 produces the protein MLKSLRFGMMGFLLLCLAGSLSAQSGPRSYFMIGLGAQFDLAQLGGTITKDGLDSGNPRVTASGAPYGTPQKAIYAENTLISLKRTTGGVVGAKTSGAMVGGNVNVGYEKEGIFGINSLFWRINVNYTTKIAGGDTSSTVMGYKWLDQEWHYTAWTVPTYLGIKLYNAANDTAVYIGAGVNYFQGWWGVSGSINAPALQGFTAGLGRDGGPLLGAGGGTLLGDAPNPGVYKENVRFGASGIGLNWLVGAQTKITDKGHLFFELETILSAGMGVGGVSSVGGASALAPWVAYPVVIGGQTYRVGYKIEI, from the coding sequence ATGCTGAAATCTCTACGTTTTGGAATGATGGGGTTCTTACTTTTGTGCTTAGCAGGTAGCTTAAGCGCACAATCAGGTCCTCGTTCTTATTTTATGATCGGTCTTGGAGCTCAATTTGACCTAGCTCAACTCGGCGGAACTATCACTAAAGATGGTCTTGATTCCGGTAACCCTCGGGTAACTGCTTCTGGAGCACCTTACGGAACTCCTCAAAAAGCAATCTATGCAGAAAACACATTGATCAGCTTAAAGAGAACGACTGGTGGTGTTGTTGGTGCAAAAACTAGCGGAGCTATGGTTGGTGGAAACGTTAACGTAGGTTACGAAAAAGAAGGGATCTTTGGAATCAATAGCCTTTTTTGGAGAATCAACGTAAACTACACTACAAAAATCGCTGGTGGTGATACTTCTTCTACTGTAATGGGTTACAAATGGTTAGACCAAGAGTGGCACTATACTGCTTGGACTGTTCCTACTTATCTTGGTATCAAATTGTATAACGCTGCAAACGACACAGCGGTTTATATTGGTGCTGGTGTGAACTACTTTCAAGGATGGTGGGGAGTTTCTGGATCTATCAACGCTCCAGCTCTTCAAGGTTTCACAGCAGGTCTTGGTCGTGATGGTGGTCCATTGTTAGGTGCTGGTGGTGGAACACTTCTTGGTGATGCTCCAAACCCTGGAGTTTACAAAGAAAACGTACGTTTTGGTGCAAGTGGAATCGGTTTAAACTGGTTAGTTGGTGCTCAAACAAAAATCACTGACAAAGGTCACCTTTTCTTCGAATTGGAAACTATCCTTTCCGCAGGAATGGGAGTTGGTGGAGTATCGTCAGTCGGTGGAGCTTCTGCTCTTGCTCCTTGGGTTGCATACCCAGTGGTTATCGGTGGACAAACTTACCGCGTAGGTTACAAAATCGAGATCTAA
- a CDS encoding 4a-hydroxytetrahydrobiopterin dehydratase, with product MREIPKNLTKSEIDTLLQTYGDWKLETEGNLSFFIFYKEFRNFKDAFGLIAKLALVSEALDHHAEIWNTYNKVRLKLFTHETHSLTTRDKDFITKLMD from the coding sequence ATGAGAGAAATTCCCAAAAACCTTACGAAATCCGAAATAGACACCCTCTTACAAACTTATGGGGATTGGAAATTAGAAACAGAAGGGAATCTTTCCTTTTTTATTTTTTACAAAGAATTCCGAAACTTCAAAGATGCCTTTGGCTTGATTGCCAAATTAGCCTTAGTCTCTGAGGCCCTCGACCACCATGCCGAAATTTGGAACACCTACAACAAAGTACGACTCAAACTTTTTACGCATGAGACCCATTCATTGACCACAAGAGATAAAGATTTTATTACCAAACTGATGGATTGA
- a CDS encoding DMT family transporter, whose product MTGNEKKGYFFVFLTGVFFALEVIGFKEIFRNYNTEPEIAALFGVGFSFLVVTPYFLFSEKRRLKVITTIRRDGIILTLGTISNAVGIVLYYYALKQTDLGPAAILIKTTVLYNVLLGVFFLGERLKKTEVFGIAIAIIGIYMISTLEGQIKVVSAFCILCSAFLFAIQSYMIKKYVPEILGLEYAYLRLLLLSLFFFLYSFYIGSFHIPEFSIIIVLGLFSLLGYFLGRAFYFEAHNYLPISKLNATLLIEPIFLMFVGILFMKEPIDSQKLLGAALILFGLYLIVFHKRRLKP is encoded by the coding sequence TTGACTGGTAATGAAAAAAAAGGATATTTCTTTGTATTTTTAACCGGGGTGTTCTTTGCTTTAGAAGTCATCGGTTTTAAAGAAATTTTTCGAAACTACAACACGGAACCAGAAATTGCAGCACTCTTCGGAGTTGGGTTTTCTTTTTTGGTAGTCACTCCTTATTTTTTGTTTTCTGAAAAAAGAAGATTAAAGGTAATAACAACCATCAGGCGAGATGGAATTATTCTTACACTAGGAACTATCTCTAATGCCGTTGGTATTGTTTTGTATTATTATGCACTGAAACAAACGGATTTGGGTCCTGCGGCCATCCTGATCAAAACAACCGTTTTATATAATGTGTTACTCGGTGTTTTTTTTCTAGGAGAACGATTAAAAAAAACCGAAGTTTTTGGGATCGCCATTGCAATTATCGGAATCTATATGATCTCCACATTAGAAGGACAAATCAAAGTTGTTTCTGCATTTTGTATTTTATGTAGTGCTTTTCTATTTGCGATTCAAAGTTATATGATCAAAAAATACGTTCCTGAAATTTTAGGTTTAGAATACGCTTATTTACGCCTTTTGTTATTGAGTTTGTTTTTCTTTTTATACTCTTTTTACATTGGTTCATTTCATATTCCCGAATTTTCAATTATAATCGTCCTTGGTTTATTCTCACTACTTGGATATTTTTTAGGAAGGGCATTTTACTTCGAAGCACATAACTATTTACCAATTAGTAAACTAAACGCAACCCTTCTTATCGAACCCATCTTTTTAATGTTTGTTGGGATTCTGTTTATGAAAGAACCTATTGATAGTCAAAAACTTTTAGGGGCGGCCCTCATTCTATTCGGATTGTATTTGATTGTATTCCACAAACGAAGGCTTAAACCATGA
- the ung gene encoding uracil-DNA glycosylase, translating to MKDVQIESGWKEVLQSEFEKPYFSALREWIREEYKSKVVFPPAKLIFNAFDSCPFEKVKVVILGQDPYHGPGQAHGLCFSVNDGVPFPPSLQNIFKEIGEDLQKPTPKSGDLTRLANQGVLLLNATLTVQKDKAGSHQNRGWEEFTDAAIKILAEKKSNIVFLLWGAFAQKKEMLIPPNKHFILKSAHPSPLSAYRGFLGNKHFSKTNEYLISQGKEPIDW from the coding sequence TTGAAAGACGTACAAATTGAATCTGGATGGAAAGAAGTTTTACAATCAGAATTTGAAAAACCTTATTTTTCTGCGTTAAGAGAATGGATCAGAGAGGAATACAAATCTAAGGTTGTATTCCCACCGGCAAAATTAATTTTTAATGCTTTTGACTCTTGTCCTTTTGAGAAAGTTAAGGTAGTGATTCTCGGCCAAGATCCATACCATGGCCCAGGCCAGGCTCATGGCCTTTGTTTTTCTGTGAATGATGGTGTTCCTTTTCCTCCTTCTTTACAAAACATATTTAAAGAAATTGGAGAAGACTTACAAAAACCTACTCCAAAATCAGGAGACTTAACTCGTTTAGCAAACCAAGGAGTGCTTCTTCTCAATGCCACTCTTACTGTACAAAAAGACAAAGCAGGTTCTCACCAAAACAGAGGGTGGGAAGAATTTACCGATGCCGCGATAAAAATTCTGGCAGAAAAAAAGTCAAATATCGTCTTTTTATTATGGGGTGCTTTTGCACAGAAAAAAGAAATGTTAATCCCACCAAACAAACATTTCATTTTAAAGTCTGCTCATCCATCCCCCCTTTCTGCCTACAGAGGATTTTTAGGGAACAAACATTTTTCGAAAACCAACGAATACTTAATTTCCCAAGGAAAAGAACCCATTGACTGGTAA